Proteins from one Leptolyngbyaceae cyanobacterium genomic window:
- a CDS encoding filamentous hemagglutinin N-terminal domain-containing protein: MNRYLFRLWTVLGSWWIWLLMQSPTAAQIVPDTTLPTNSIVIPQGNTNLIEGGTTAGGNLFHSFQEFSIPTGSSAYFNNSLGIQNIFSRVTGNSISHIDGLIRANGSANLFLLNPNGIIFGPNSRLNIGGSFLSSTADSLQFSDGSFFSATQPNTPSLLNINVPIGLQWNRPNNGTIQVNGNQHSLTLEKDLISLPTSNSENLGLQLQPGKTFALVGGNVIFKGGIVSGENGRIEIGSVRQGTVLFHPTANGWSLDYSQVNNLGNIDFVNQSLAYVSGDREIGIQLVGRNLRMTDGSLASIESVGNLSQGEIRIRTSENVELVGTDNSGNISSGIFSQIKSNGIGADIIISTQRLLMSDGGGIYTNSRSDRPETRGGNIIIEASDFVEAIATSPINAFTFSGILSNGYHKATPGNITISTNHLRIINGGLVVSTNSGEATDGGNVIINAKESVEAIGVNSRTNRPIPTRSFLGSVTMAGGNGGNMTINASRVIIQAGGAIRTSTEGSGKAGNLIVNTSELVEVSGLVPNYNVITGNTTINSRLSSGAEANNPYQILRGLPSPTGDAGMMTIITPELIVSNGALVSVASQGSGNAGNMQLIADRILVDRNGTIAGSSAAANGGNIDMQVATSLQLRDRSLISTTASGNGGNLTINAGTIVALENSDISANSQTSRGGTIAIFTNGIFGTQFRNTATYESDITASGGTPDLSGTVEIQTFQNTVKNTPVNLSDGIVVSDTVVTDICSTQSRNGNRFTFVGSGGLPSIPYDALFGRYNLIGVQSLNSAIEVRSPSPIKPESDILEATSWRQTPDGKVILTAHNSPVTPSTMTPSNCQVLPSQEGETKNGISE, from the coding sequence ATGAACAGGTATCTTTTCCGATTGTGGACTGTGTTGGGAAGTTGGTGGATTTGGCTGTTGATGCAAAGTCCCACAGCAGCACAAATCGTCCCAGATACCACATTGCCAACAAATTCGATCGTCATTCCACAAGGCAATACCAACCTCATCGAGGGAGGAACTACAGCAGGCGGTAATTTATTCCACAGCTTTCAGGAATTTTCCATCCCCACTGGTAGCAGTGCCTACTTTAATAATAGTTTAGGCATTCAAAATATTTTCAGCCGAGTAACCGGTAACTCCATCTCTCATATTGATGGATTGATTCGTGCCAATGGTAGTGCTAACCTATTTTTACTCAATCCCAACGGCATCATTTTTGGGCCAAATTCTCGCTTAAATATCGGCGGTTCCTTTCTCAGTTCGACAGCAGATAGTTTGCAATTTTCTGATGGTAGCTTTTTCAGCGCTACTCAACCAAATACTCCCTCTTTATTAAATATCAACGTACCGATCGGTTTGCAATGGAATCGCCCAAATAACGGCACGATCCAAGTTAATGGCAATCAACATTCTTTAACCTTAGAAAAAGATTTAATTAGTTTGCCAACTAGCAACAGTGAAAACTTAGGATTGCAATTGCAACCAGGAAAGACCTTCGCATTAGTTGGTGGAAACGTTATCTTTAAAGGCGGTATCGTCAGTGGCGAAAACGGTAGAATTGAAATCGGTAGCGTTCGACAAGGAACGGTACTTTTTCATCCCACGGCAAACGGATGGAGTTTAGATTATTCGCAAGTGAATAATTTGGGAAACATTGATTTTGTCAATCAATCATTAGCCTACGTCAGCGGCGATCGAGAAATCGGCATTCAATTAGTAGGCAGAAACTTAAGAATGACTGATGGTTCTCTCGCTTCGATCGAAAGTGTAGGCAATTTATCTCAAGGAGAAATTCGCATCAGAACATCAGAAAATGTAGAATTAGTTGGTACTGATAATAGCGGGAATATTTCCAGTGGTATCTTCAGTCAAATTAAGTCAAATGGAATCGGTGCAGATATTATTATTTCTACTCAGCGTTTGCTGATGAGTGATGGAGGAGGAATTTACACTAATTCCCGCAGCGATCGTCCCGAAACTAGAGGGGGAAATATCATTATAGAAGCGTCCGATTTTGTAGAAGCGATCGCAACTTCTCCCATCAATGCTTTTACCTTCAGCGGTATTTTGTCCAATGGCTACCACAAAGCAACACCAGGTAATATTACCATCTCAACCAACCACCTCAGAATAATTAATGGCGGGTTGGTAGTCTCAACTAATTCTGGAGAAGCAACTGATGGAGGCAATGTTATCATCAATGCTAAAGAAAGTGTAGAAGCGATCGGAGTAAATAGCCGTACTAATCGACCAATTCCCACCAGAAGCTTTTTAGGTAGCGTAACGATGGCAGGTGGTAATGGCGGCAACATGACAATTAACGCTTCCAGAGTCATTATCCAAGCGGGAGGTGCGATCAGAACTAGTACCGAAGGCAGTGGAAAAGCAGGGAATTTAATCGTCAATACTTCTGAGTTAGTTGAAGTAAGCGGGTTAGTACCCAATTACAATGTTATTACTGGTAACACGACTATTAATAGTAGGTTGAGTTCTGGCGCAGAAGCTAACAATCCTTATCAGATACTCCGAGGATTACCTTCACCCACAGGAGATGCAGGCATGATGACCATTATTACTCCTGAATTGATCGTTTCCAATGGTGCGTTAGTCAGTGTTGCCAGTCAAGGTTCGGGTAATGCTGGAAATATGCAGCTAATTGCCGATCGCATTTTAGTCGATCGCAATGGTACGATTGCTGGTTCTAGCGCCGCAGCCAATGGAGGTAACATAGATATGCAAGTTGCTACCTCCCTACAACTTCGCGATCGAAGCTTAATTTCTACTACTGCCAGCGGTAATGGAGGAAACCTGACGATTAATGCAGGTACTATAGTAGCTTTGGAAAATAGCGACATCAGCGCTAATTCTCAAACCTCTAGAGGAGGTACGATCGCTATTTTTACTAATGGAATTTTCGGTACTCAATTTCGGAATACCGCAACTTATGAAAGCGACATTACCGCCAGTGGAGGAACACCCGATCTAAGCGGTACCGTAGAAATTCAAACATTTCAAAATACAGTAAAAAATACTCCCGTAAATTTGTCTGATGGTATTGTGGTTTCCGATACTGTAGTTACTGACATATGTTCTACTCAGTCTCGTAATGGAAATCGATTTACTTTTGTTGGTTCTGGTGGATTACCCAGCATTCCCTACGATGCGCTGTTCGGTCGTTACAATTTAATTGGTGTTCAATCTTTAAACTCAGCAATAGAAGTGCGATCGCCTTCTCCAATTAAACCCGAATCTGACATATTAGAAGCTACTAGCTGGCGTCAAACTCCCGATGGTAAAGTTATCCTCACCGCCCATAATTCCCCCGTTACACCCTCTACTATGACTCCTTCAAATTGTCAGGTTTTACCTTCACAGGAAGGAGAAACAAAAAACGGGATAAGCGAGTAA
- a CDS encoding heavy metal translocating P-type ATPase, whose translation MKRDYLKLQGMSCAACASNIEQAIKSVPGVDNCSVNFGMEQATVEYHPQRTNLEQIQQAVADAGYTAKPLQEMGTGEDDAERSIRFKEQQSLQRKVIFGAVISIILVVGSIPAMTGLHIPFIPGWLHNSWVQLILTTPVMFWCGKSFFVGAWKALKRQAADMNTLIALGTGAAYLYSLIATILPELFVQPEEPALQPHVYYETAAVVITLILLGRLLENRARGQTSEAIRKLMGLQAKTARVIRNKQEIDIPIQEVVVGDVIVVRPGEKIPVDGEVIEGSSAVDEAMVTGESLPVTKQAGDEVIGATINKTGSFKFRASRVGKDTVLAQIVNLVQQAQGSKAPIQRLADRVTGWFVPVVIAIAIATFVIWFDIMGNLTLALITTVGVLIIACPCALGLATPTSVMVGTGKGAENGILIKGADSLELAHKIQTIVLDKTGTLTEGKPTVTDYITVLGTSHSNEIKLLRLAAAVERYSEHPLGEAIVNYAKNQQVSFPLPEVDKFSAIAGSGVQGLVSEKLVQIGTHRWMEQLNIDLENIDVPLRDYQRQWEADGKTVVWIAVDGEVQGLVGIADTLKASSASAVKALQKLGINVIMLTGDNQKTAEAIANQVGIQRVFAEIKPDGKAAVIKSLQMEHRKSVVAMVGDGINDAPALAQADVGIAIGTGTDVAIAASDITLISGDLQSIVTAIQLSRATMQNIRQNLFFAFIYNVAGIPIAAGILFPIFGWLLNPIIAGAAMAFSSVSVVTNALRLRNFHPKISSF comes from the coding sequence ATGAAACGAGACTACCTTAAATTACAGGGAATGAGTTGCGCTGCTTGTGCATCCAACATCGAACAAGCAATCAAATCCGTGCCAGGAGTTGATAACTGTAGTGTTAACTTTGGCATGGAACAAGCAACAGTAGAATATCATCCCCAAAGAACGAATTTAGAGCAAATTCAGCAAGCGGTAGCTGATGCTGGTTATACGGCAAAACCGTTGCAAGAAATGGGAACGGGAGAAGATGATGCCGAACGATCGATCCGTTTCAAAGAACAGCAAAGTTTACAGCGCAAAGTGATATTTGGCGCAGTTATTAGCATCATACTGGTAGTTGGTTCTATTCCAGCCATGACTGGATTACATATTCCATTCATCCCAGGATGGTTGCATAACTCTTGGGTACAGTTGATATTAACAACGCCAGTAATGTTTTGGTGCGGGAAATCATTTTTTGTCGGGGCTTGGAAAGCGCTGAAACGTCAAGCTGCGGATATGAATACGCTAATTGCATTGGGAACTGGTGCAGCTTATTTATATTCGTTAATCGCTACAATTTTACCGGAATTGTTCGTACAGCCAGAAGAACCTGCTTTACAGCCTCATGTTTATTATGAAACGGCAGCAGTCGTAATTACGTTGATTTTGTTGGGGCGTTTGCTAGAAAATCGCGCTAGGGGACAAACTTCGGAAGCGATTCGTAAATTGATGGGATTGCAAGCAAAAACGGCGCGAGTAATTCGCAACAAACAAGAAATTGATATTCCGATTCAAGAAGTGGTAGTTGGCGATGTAATCGTAGTACGTCCCGGTGAAAAAATTCCGGTAGATGGAGAAGTAATTGAAGGGAGTTCGGCGGTAGATGAAGCGATGGTAACGGGTGAAAGTTTGCCAGTCACGAAGCAAGCTGGAGACGAAGTAATTGGTGCGACGATTAATAAGACTGGTAGTTTTAAATTCCGCGCTTCGAGAGTTGGGAAAGATACTGTTTTGGCGCAAATCGTTAATCTCGTGCAACAAGCGCAGGGTTCTAAAGCACCTATTCAAAGATTAGCAGATCGAGTAACTGGGTGGTTCGTACCTGTGGTAATCGCGATCGCGATCGCAACTTTCGTCATTTGGTTTGATATCATGGGTAATCTCACCCTCGCTTTAATCACTACTGTCGGAGTTTTGATTATCGCTTGTCCTTGCGCTTTAGGTTTAGCTACCCCTACATCGGTGATGGTGGGAACTGGCAAAGGTGCAGAAAACGGCATTTTAATTAAAGGTGCTGATAGTTTGGAACTCGCCCATAAAATCCAAACCATCGTATTAGATAAAACCGGAACTCTCACCGAAGGTAAACCAACAGTTACCGACTACATAACGGTTTTGGGAACATCCCACAGTAATGAAATTAAATTGTTACGATTAGCGGCGGCGGTAGAACGTTATTCGGAACATCCTTTGGGAGAAGCAATCGTTAATTATGCCAAAAATCAACAAGTGAGTTTTCCCCTCCCAGAAGTTGATAAATTTTCTGCCATTGCTGGTAGTGGTGTGCAAGGTTTAGTATCGGAAAAGTTGGTGCAAATCGGTACTCATCGTTGGATGGAACAACTAAATATCGATCTTGAAAATATTGATGTACCTTTACGAGATTATCAGAGACAATGGGAAGCTGATGGAAAAACTGTAGTTTGGATTGCTGTAGATGGGGAAGTACAGGGATTAGTGGGAATTGCCGATACTCTCAAAGCATCCTCAGCTAGTGCGGTGAAAGCATTGCAAAAGTTAGGGATAAATGTGATCATGCTAACTGGTGATAATCAAAAAACCGCAGAAGCGATCGCAAATCAAGTAGGCATTCAGCGAGTCTTTGCAGAAATCAAGCCAGACGGAAAAGCCGCTGTCATCAAATCTCTCCAAATGGAACATCGCAAATCAGTTGTGGCAATGGTGGGTGATGGAATTAACGATGCGCCGGCATTAGCCCAAGCGGATGTGGGAATTGCGATCGGTACTGGTACGGATGTGGCGATCGCAGCTAGCGACATCACCCTAATTTCAGGCGATTTGCAAAGTATCGTCACCGCAATTCAACTCAGTCGCGCCACCATGCAAAACATTCGCCAAAATCTTTTCTTTGCTTTCATTTATAACGTAGCTGGAATTCCGATCGCGGCTGGTATTTTGTTCCCGATTTTTGGTTGGTTACTCAATCCAATTATCGCAGGGGCGGCAATGGCTTTTAGTTCCGTTTCTGTGGTAACAAATGCTTTGCGGTTGCGGAATTTTCATCCGAAAATCAGTTCTTTTTAA
- the purN gene encoding phosphoribosylglycinamide formyltransferase — protein MTANSLSVDSTPCLISPPVSPSDSMTGVPVKLGIMASGNGSNFEAIAQAIANQELNAKIQVVIYNNPDAKVVERAKRWGVPAILLNHREYQKREYLDAKIVETFQQFDVELVIMAGWMRIITPVLIDAFPNRLINIHPSLLPSFKGIRGVEQALEAGVKITGCTVHLVVPEVDSGPILMQAAVPILPDDTPETLHDRIQVQEHKILPKAIAIAAAQFNI, from the coding sequence ATGACGGCTAATTCCCTCTCAGTTGATTCTACTCCCTGTCTGATTTCTCCTCCTGTCTCTCCTTCAGATTCAATGACAGGCGTTCCCGTAAAATTGGGCATCATGGCGTCTGGAAATGGTAGCAACTTTGAGGCAATTGCTCAAGCGATCGCAAATCAAGAACTGAATGCCAAAATCCAAGTAGTAATTTACAATAACCCTGACGCGAAAGTAGTAGAAAGAGCAAAACGCTGGGGAGTTCCTGCCATCCTTCTCAACCATCGAGAATATCAAAAAAGAGAATATTTAGATGCCAAAATCGTCGAAACTTTCCAACAATTTGATGTGGAATTGGTGATTATGGCAGGTTGGATGCGAATCATTACTCCAGTTTTAATAGATGCTTTTCCCAATCGATTAATAAACATTCATCCCAGCTTGTTACCGAGTTTCAAAGGGATTAGAGGAGTGGAACAAGCTTTAGAAGCGGGTGTAAAAATTACTGGCTGTACCGTTCATTTAGTCGTGCCAGAAGTAGATAGTGGCCCAATTTTGATGCAAGCCGCCGTGCCAATCTTACCAGATGACACCCCAGAAACATTGCACGATCGCATTCAAGTGCAGGAACATAAAATCTTACCAAAAGCGATCGCGATCGCTGCTGCCCAGTTTAATATTTAA
- a CDS encoding DUF305 domain-containing protein, which produces MLAKKGLLIALASAGIGAAATLAAGYFTSASWAIPAKDGSSANSTNQMGCLRSSGGMGMGMGMGMMASMRPQNEPDYLQKMIPHHEEAIATAKLLKAGTNRPEMRKFADDIIRVQSAEIQQMQAWLDRWYPNQKKQAHYMPMMRDLTNLKGDELDRAFLEDMRMHHMGAIMMSHQLLMRNLAKHDEVNQLAESISVSQRNEIHQMQSWLQSWFGATGMMGNHHGHMRGMNNPNRLPLSSVR; this is translated from the coding sequence ATGTTAGCGAAAAAAGGTTTATTAATTGCCCTTGCTAGTGCTGGTATCGGTGCAGCAGCCACATTAGCTGCTGGCTATTTCACCTCTGCAAGCTGGGCAATTCCAGCAAAGGATGGTAGTTCTGCCAATTCTACCAACCAAATGGGTTGTCTGCGATCGAGCGGTGGAATGGGAATGGGAATGGGAATGGGGATGATGGCATCGATGCGTCCCCAGAACGAACCCGATTACCTCCAGAAAATGATACCTCATCACGAGGAAGCGATCGCCACCGCCAAATTGCTCAAAGCAGGCACCAATCGCCCGGAAATGAGAAAATTTGCCGATGATATCATCCGCGTTCAGAGTGCCGAAATTCAACAAATGCAAGCATGGCTGGATCGGTGGTATCCCAATCAGAAGAAACAGGCACATTATATGCCGATGATGCGAGATTTAACTAATTTAAAAGGAGATGAATTAGATCGAGCATTTTTAGAAGATATGCGAATGCACCACATGGGTGCAATCATGATGTCTCATCAATTGTTGATGCGTAATTTAGCTAAACACGATGAAGTAAATCAACTAGCAGAAAGCATTAGCGTTAGTCAACGTAATGAAATTCATCAAATGCAAAGTTGGTTACAAAGTTGGTTTGGTGCAACAGGAATGATGGGTAATCATCATGGGCATATGAGAGGAATGAATAATCCCAACCGATTACCTCTCTCATCTGTTCGTTAA
- the purT gene encoding formate-dependent phosphoribosylglycinamide formyltransferase, producing MSELDKKSQLWGTPLQSGVKRILLLGSGELGKEVTIEAMRLGLEVVAVDSYGNAPAMQVAHRARIVDMLDGDKLRYLVEMEKPDFIVPEVEAIATETLIELEQEGWRVIPTARATYLTMNREGIRRLAAEELGLKTSAYRFADTEAEYRDAVKELGFPCVVKPVMSSSGKGQSTIRNEDDIAPAWEYSQTGGRTHHQRVIVEGFIEFDTEITLLTVRSIDGISFCPPIGHIQVSGDYRESWQPCALNSDTLNQCQEIAQKITEALGGWGIFGVELFIAGDPNGKQTVYFSEVSPRPHDTGMVTMIGQNMSEFELHVRAITGLPIGEIELIKPSASAVILAEEAGENPHFTGIEEALRVPTSKLRFFGKPTTRKNRRMGVALAMGDSVEQARERAKECAGKVKVFSSPVE from the coding sequence ATGTCAGAACTAGATAAGAAATCTCAACTTTGGGGAACGCCCCTGCAATCCGGTGTTAAACGTATATTACTGCTAGGTTCGGGAGAACTGGGCAAAGAAGTTACCATTGAAGCGATGCGGTTAGGTTTGGAAGTGGTGGCGGTTGATTCTTACGGTAATGCGCCTGCGATGCAAGTTGCCCATCGCGCCCGGATCGTTGATATGTTGGATGGAGATAAGTTGCGCTACTTGGTAGAAATGGAGAAACCGGATTTTATCGTGCCGGAAGTTGAAGCGATCGCAACTGAAACTCTAATAGAACTAGAACAAGAAGGTTGGCGAGTCATTCCGACTGCTAGGGCAACTTATCTTACCATGAATCGGGAAGGAATTCGTCGGTTAGCCGCAGAAGAATTAGGTTTGAAAACTTCTGCTTATCGCTTTGCCGATACAGAAGCAGAATATCGCGATGCGGTGAAAGAATTGGGTTTTCCTTGCGTGGTAAAACCAGTGATGAGTTCTTCTGGAAAAGGACAAAGTACTATTCGCAATGAAGATGACATTGCACCTGCTTGGGAGTATTCTCAAACTGGTGGACGTACTCATCATCAGCGAGTGATTGTGGAAGGATTCATTGAGTTTGATACGGAAATCACTTTGCTAACAGTACGATCGATCGACGGTATATCTTTTTGCCCTCCCATCGGACATATTCAAGTTAGCGGTGATTATCGAGAATCTTGGCAACCTTGTGCGTTAAATTCAGATACTCTCAATCAATGTCAAGAAATCGCGCAAAAAATTACCGAAGCGTTGGGAGGTTGGGGTATTTTTGGCGTGGAATTGTTTATTGCTGGCGATCCGAATGGCAAGCAAACTGTTTATTTCAGCGAAGTTAGCCCCCGTCCTCACGATACCGGAATGGTGACGATGATCGGCCAAAATATGTCGGAATTTGAGTTGCACGTTCGGGCAATTACGGGTTTACCGATTGGGGAGATCGAATTAATCAAGCCAAGTGCTTCGGCGGTGATTTTGGCAGAAGAAGCCGGAGAAAATCCTCATTTTACTGGCATAGAAGAAGCATTGCGAGTTCCTACTAGTAAGTTAAGGTTTTTTGGTAAACCAACTACTCGGAAAAATCGCCGGATGGGTGTTGCTTTGGCAATGGGCGATTCGGTGGAACAAGCTAGAGAAAGGGCGAAAGAATGTGCGGGAAAGGTGAAGGTTTTCTCATCGCCTGTTGAGTAA
- a CDS encoding heavy-metal-associated domain-containing protein, with the protein MKLQLNVPSMACSACGDTITKAIKKIDPNAEVQTDPKSKLVSVETIQPETAVRDAIASAGYPVA; encoded by the coding sequence ATGAAATTACAACTGAATGTTCCCAGCATGGCTTGTTCTGCGTGTGGAGACACTATTACCAAAGCGATCAAGAAAATCGACCCCAACGCCGAAGTACAAACCGATCCGAAAAGCAAACTCGTCAGCGTAGAAACCATCCAACCAGAGACAGCCGTGAGAGATGCGATCGCATCCGCAGGTTATCCAGTTGCCTGA
- a CDS encoding cupredoxin domain-containing protein: protein MQIKPKIWSSIIGLALVLGINPNLTAMEMPVSQTNRFRKVEQPLPLKVFVTLGGLGLISLELWWFIFSKKATKSAETREGNQEITIQVNGGYEPSQVLVQAGQPVKLKFFRQDSSSCLEKVLLPDFHIAANLPLNQETIVEFTPQTPGEYQFTCGMNMFRGIVKAQ from the coding sequence ATGCAAATCAAACCAAAAATCTGGAGTAGCATTATTGGGTTAGCATTAGTTTTAGGCATCAATCCCAATCTGACAGCAATGGAAATGCCAGTTAGCCAAACAAATCGGTTTCGTAAAGTCGAGCAACCGCTGCCATTAAAAGTCTTCGTCACTTTAGGTGGATTAGGTTTAATTAGCTTGGAATTATGGTGGTTTATTTTTAGTAAAAAAGCCACTAAATCAGCCGAAACACGAGAAGGAAATCAAGAAATTACCATCCAAGTTAACGGCGGTTACGAACCAAGTCAGGTTTTGGTACAAGCCGGACAACCAGTAAAGTTAAAATTCTTTCGTCAAGATTCTAGCAGTTGCTTAGAAAAGGTTTTGTTGCCGGATTTTCATATTGCTGCCAACCTACCACTCAATCAAGAAACAATTGTTGAATTCACTCCCCAAACACCCGGAGAATATCAATTTACTTGTGGCATGAATATGTTTCGGGGAATTGTTAAAGCGCAGTAG
- a CDS encoding sugar ABC transporter permease, with translation MLKPKIYHKSWLDNDAIAAGIFLAPALILLGLFVIWPIAYLFYLSFTTGNFTQADTRLVGLRNYWRLLYTPDFWQVLGNTIYFTLATVIPSLIIPLGLAVLLNRNLQWRGLLRTAYFIPSITSLVAVGLGFRWLFQTEGPVNALLNAIGIPSIAWLSSTIWAMPVLILLSIWKQIGFNMVVFLAGLQAIPQQRYEAAELDGANSWQQFWHITLPGLRPTLVFAAVTTAIFTLRSFEQVYVITGGGPLNSTNLLVYYIYYQAFSQFDFGYAAAAATILLVVALCLVYLQLRTWREEN, from the coding sequence TTGTTAAAGCCAAAAATATATCATAAATCTTGGTTAGACAATGATGCGATCGCTGCCGGAATATTTTTAGCACCAGCACTTATTTTACTAGGATTATTCGTAATTTGGCCAATTGCTTACCTGTTTTACCTGAGTTTTACTACTGGTAACTTTACCCAAGCCGATACTCGCTTAGTCGGTTTGCGAAATTACTGGCGCTTATTATACACTCCCGACTTTTGGCAAGTACTGGGTAACACTATTTATTTTACACTAGCTACCGTTATTCCTAGTCTAATAATTCCCTTAGGACTTGCCGTATTATTAAATCGCAACTTGCAATGGCGGGGATTATTGAGAACTGCTTATTTTATTCCTTCTATCACTTCCTTAGTAGCAGTAGGTTTAGGCTTTCGTTGGTTATTTCAAACTGAAGGCCCAGTAAATGCCTTGCTGAATGCGATCGGCATTCCCTCAATTGCTTGGTTATCTAGTACCATTTGGGCAATGCCTGTTTTAATTTTGTTAAGTATTTGGAAACAAATTGGTTTTAATATGGTGGTATTTTTGGCAGGTTTGCAAGCAATTCCCCAACAACGTTACGAAGCAGCAGAATTAGATGGGGCGAATTCTTGGCAACAATTTTGGCATATTACTTTACCCGGTTTAAGACCTACTTTAGTATTTGCTGCGGTTACCACGGCAATTTTTACTTTACGCAGTTTCGAGCAAGTTTACGTAATTACTGGTGGTGGGCCTTTAAATTCTACTAACTTGCTGGTTTACTATATTTATTATCAAGCATTTAGCCAATTCGATTTTGGTTATGCGGCGGCGGCGGCTACTATTTTATTAGTAGTAGCTTTATGTTTAGTTTATTTGCAATTGCGAACTTGGAGAGAAGAGAATTGA